In Miscanthus floridulus cultivar M001 chromosome 8, ASM1932011v1, whole genome shotgun sequence, the sequence TTTATTCTTCTGCCCCgatctagatctacacactagggttaggctctgataccattgctAGTTCTTTAGTATCACCTAGGTGTAGATCAGAGGGTGATTACTAGTTAAACAGCAAGAataacctcggatggacaaactgagATAGAGAGGGAGGTAGTAGAAGTTTCTGACTATCGGTGGGTGAAAGGACcaaggatgccacctagagggggtgaatagttgtttctaaaaTTTAACCCTTTAaaatgcggaaatgattagtGTTAGAGTTTTCAATTACATGGAAACCCCAAATCAGAGAAATAAACCCCTCACGAGTTAGCCAATAATGAATACAAGGTATACAGAATAAGTCTAGAAGATACAACCCTATAACAAACAAGTTAGAGCAACAGGTATACAAATTCAGAGCAGTGattaaataccggacacgtccggtattcacgggtTTGCCCGGCCAGCTCTCAACTTGCTCTGATTGATCTCTCTTTTCAAACCAAGGTCCAAACCACTATTGGTAACCTACAGATAAGCTCAAACAACACACAAAGATCACAAATACCAAATGTAGAGAGAGATCGAGACACGGTATTTGTTTTACTGAAGTTCAGACTccgtcgagtcctactctccgttgaggggctacgagtgacccagcgaaggtcagctctAGAGGGCCACGAAGGCCACTCTAGCTTGAGTCttttctaacttcttttcctccttccactagttgattccttcCCTTGCGGCGGTGAAATTGAATCGTTACAAACTtcccgaggcacaccacaatctcttgggtgctctccggtgACGCCTAGCTGTCTAGGACCGAAgtgtctaagagtaacaaatgcaaatcacgagatcgacaaatatgcacaagtgctcaagggtggCTTGCTTTCAATTTTGAAcctcactcaacccacaagatgGATTTTGTAGGTTTGAATCAATCACTCAttaagagagggttggagagtgttctcaaggctaaaaaacgtgtgagaatgtcagcagaatcagcagcctccaaaggtggaggctaaggggtatttatagcccctttgaaaaactagtcGTTATGTAGCCGTTGGGcaataccggacacatctggtatcaataccggacatgtctggtatttgcTGTACAACCCCAATGGCTACTATGTCAGTGAAGCACAAGGCGTCAAAATTCCCAACGATTGCcgaaactcccgacgaaccaacccgagaacaccaAGAATTTTACCGTGGCTGGGCAAATACTGGACACGCCCGGTATCTCTAGTATTGCCAGACCAGTAAAAACAAGTTAGcccttttgtctctcaaacactcgaaactcacatgggttagtatgagcacttatgaatgattatctatcaacatgatgcaccccccttaatagtacgacatacctgttaactcaagatcaaatgaaaacCGAATTTGAGGCGCTTGAGTTGATTTCTCTTGAACCAAAGTGCCATATACTTCAATGATCACCAAGTGAGGGTGTCAATCATGTCGATCTTGATTTTctccttgagcatagccatcttgagcatttcACTTGATTCCTTTCAACAAATGAGAGTTGGATTCAAAGGTATCAAGTCATCACTTTATAAATTCATCTAGGATATGATTCTCCACTTCAATATGACCAACATGATTTGATTGGTGCCatgactaaatgcaagtacttccttctttgCCTTAGCTAAATTCCTCggtcgccaagccatcgcttgtccttcacctttgcttagtacctcaaagcctttcctttcTATCTTCACCAACTCAAACCATCAAGTCACActttgtgttgaatcattcattaaattcatttgtATACTTGTTTTTTATCTCACAAGCTCAGAAAaggtgagaccattccatatgcaatccctcatgtttCATCAATTATTTTTCAATGTGCTTGCTTTCATATGAGTCATCGAATCCCACAATGAATAAGCCTTACatgaattacatttgcattgttgtcttgcatttgaactagattgtttccaacaatacatcattttgtcTTTCATTAAATatatgtgagataacctatttcctgtccacacttagtaaatgggttagacctttaatcacgttgtcatttaatcatccaaaacccactaaagggctagatgcactttcagtgggcttggaggaggaggagtTGTCCATGGCAATGGTGGAAGATGAGTGGCGGTGAAGAGGTCACAGTGTAAAGCGGTGGTATCCTGGTGGAGACGAGGGCGATGGACTTTTTGTTGCTGTCAGCGCTGCCTctcgatcggactagggttaggatGCAGTGGGGAGTTGGCGGATGCAGTCAACCTCGTGTCCTaagccctagccgccaccttCCTTTTATAACACTGTGCGATGGGAGCCCACCAACCATTGGTTGGTTTGtgcgcccctgatcagggcgcaAGATCAGGGCCCAGCCCCTGGTCGTTGGACCGGCCTGACTGAGATCAATCCTAACAACAACATCTTCGGTTCCTTTCTGTTTTGACCGGCACCGCCCTACTTCCCCTCCATGGAGGTCGTTGACGTCTATGACAACAACCTCACCGGCCCCCTCCTGTCTTTGGGGAGGTCGCACGCAAGGCTACGCCACCTGCACCTCGGCGGGAACAACTTCCTAGGTGGTATACCCAAGGAGTACGGCGACATGAAGGGGCTCGAGTACCTCTTCCTCAATGGTAACTCCCTATCTGGCCTTGTGCCACCATCGCTCTCGAGGCTCAAGAGACTCAAGGAGATGTATCTCATGTTGAACTTGTTCGATGGTGGTTTCCCATAAGAGTTGGGCGAGCTCAAGGCCCTTGTCACGCTTGACATGGCCCACTGCAATCTCCAAGGACCTATCCCTCTGGAGCTCGGCCACCTCACTCAGATCAAAGTGCTATTCTTATTCTCTAATAACTTGGTCGGCGAAATCCTGGCCGAGCTTGGCAGCCTCAAGAACCTCATGTCCCTAGATCTCTCCTTCAACCAGCTTACCGGCGAGATACCGACAAGCTTTGCCGATCTAATCACACTAAAACTACTCAATCTAATTGGGAACAAACTCCAAGGCGCAATCCCAGAGTTTGTCGGGGAATTGTATCAGTTGGAAATCCTCCATGTATGGCAAAACAACCTTACCAGGGAGCTCCCAGCATACCTAGGCAAGAACGGTAGGCTGCTGGAGTTGGATGTCATGGACAACCAGCTCAGCAGCACCATACCGTCCTACCTCTACGCCGGGAGGCAGCTTTGGTCTCTCATTCTGATGCAGAACAAGCTTTCTGGGCCAATCCCTGAAGACCTCGATAATTGTAAGACCCTTGCCAAAGTTCACCTGAACAACAACTTCCTTTGTGGTTCCATTCCAACAGGCCTTTTTTATCTCCCCATGAATGACATCTTGGACTTGAGCAATAACTTACTCTCAGGGGAGCTCTCGGAGGTGATCCCTAGTCCTGGGCTAAGTTTGTTGTTAGTGGCGTCCAATAATCTGTCCGGTCCTATGCTGCTGGAGATCGGCCATCTCAAGAAGTTGTCCTTGCTCAATGCCAGTGCCAATGCGCTCACTGCCGGCGTTCCACGAGAGCTCAGCCACTGCGAGTCGCTGACAGTGCTAGACCTCAGTCACAACCAACTCACCGGCGAGATACCAAAAGAGATCACAAGCTTGAAGGTTCTAACAATGCTGAACCTGTTGAGGAATAGAATCGCTGGTGAGCTTCTGGTGGAGCTCGGTGAGATGATCAGCCTCTCGAAGCTAGATGTGTCCTACAACGACCTCAGTGGCCGTGTCTATTGGGGTTTAGtctcacatcgtgtagcgatggtagGGGAGCATAACATATAAGGTGgaagaaccctcacctatcaggctagtcttttgggttgagtaaggcccaaggccttatatgttgtagctcaggtggacctgggacctatgGGAGCCTAGGCTCATGGTAACGAGCTGGGCCGACTATAAGCCACCTCTAAGATcaagaactcggtggtcaccatcggttccaacaattggtatcagagcccatggtaaaaaaaagctaaacccgataaaaaaatctcgagcgtcacatatggcgggggcacccgatgtgtgactaagggggagattgttggggtttactcccacatcgtgtagcgatggtgggtgtgcacaacatataaggcaaaAGAAGTCCCCACCTAtcaaggctagtcttttgggttgagtaaggcccaaaggccttatatgttgtagctccggtggacctgggacctgtgggagcgcaggctcatgGTAATGAGCCGGGCCGGctataagccagctccaagatcgtgaactcggtggtcaccaccggttccaacaattggtatcgtgagcccatggtaaaaaaactaaacccaataaaaaaattTTGAGCGTCACAAATGGCggaggcaccccgatgtgtgactaaaggGGGCggaggcaccccgatgtgtgactaatgggggagattgttggggtctagtcccacatcatgtagcgatggtaggagagcacaacatataaggcggaagaagcacaacatataaggtgaaAGAAGTCCCCACCTAtcaaggctagtcttttgggttgagaaaggcccaaaggccttatatatTGTAGCTCCAGTGGACCTGGGACCTATGGGAGCGTAGACTCGTGGTAATGAGCCAGGCAGGctataagccagctccaagattgtgaactcggtggtcaccaccagttccaataattggtatcgtgagcccatggtaaaaaaaactaaacccaataaaaaaacttgagcgtcacatatggcggagGCACCTCAATGTGTGACTAAAGGGGGCGGAGGCACCCCGATGTTTGactaaagggggagattgttggggtttagtcccacatcgtgtagcgatggtgagggagcacaacatataaggcagaagaagcacaacatataaggcgaaagaagcccccacctatcaaGGCTAGtgttttgggttgagtaaggcccaaatgccttatatgttgtagctccggtggacctgggacctgtgggagcgtaggctcgtggtaacgagccaggCTGGctataagccagctccaagatcgtgaactcggtggtcaccaccggttctaacaattggtatcgtgagcccatggtaaaaaaactaaacccaataaaaaaatctcgagcgtcacagatGGCGGAGGCACCCTGTTGTGTGACTAAAGGGGGCGGAGGCACCCCAAGGTGTGactaaagggggagattgttggggtttagtcccacatcgtgtagcgatggtggggagcacaacatataaggtggaagaagcacaacatataaggcgaaaGAAGTCCCCACCTAtcaaggctagtcttttgggttgagtacggcccaaaggccttatatgttgtagctctggtggacctgggacctgtgggagcgtaggctcATGGTAATAAGCCAGGCCAGCTGTAAgctagctccaagatcgtgaactcggtggtcaccaccggttccaagaattggtatcgtgagcccatggtaaaaaaactaaacccaataaaaaaatctcgagcgtcacagatGGCggaggcaccccgatgtgtgactaatgggggagattgttggggtttagtcccgcATCGTGTAGCCATGGTGGGAGAGCACAACATAAAAGGCGGAagaagcacaacatataaggcgaaaGAAGTCCCCACCTAtcaaggctagtcttttgggttgagtaaggcccaaaggccttatatgttgtagctccggtggacctaggaCCTATGGGATcataggctcgtggtaacgagccgggccagctataagccagctccaaggtcgtgaactcggtggtcaccaccggttccaacaattggtatcgtgagcccatggtaaaaaaaactaaacccaataaaaaatctcgagcgtcacagatGGCggaggcaccccgatgtgtgactaaaggGGGTGGAGGCACCCCAATGTGTGACTAATGatggagattgttggggtttagtcccacatcatgtagcgatggtgggggagcacaacatataaggcagaagaagcacaacatataaggcgaaaGAAGTCCCCACCTAtcaaggctagtcttttgggttgagtaaggcccaaaggccttatatgttgtagcttcggtggacctgggacctatgGGAGCGCAGGCTTGTGGTAATGAGCCAGGCCGACTATAACCAGCTCCAAGAtcatgaactcggtggtcaccaccggttccaacaattggtatcgtgagcccatggtaaaaaaaactaaacccaataaaaaaatctcgagcatcATAGATGGCGGAGGCACCCCGAGGTGTGATTAAAGGGGGCGGAGGCACCACAATGTGTGactaaagggggagattgttggggtttagtcccacatcgtgtagcgatggtgggggagcacaacatataaggtggaagaagcacaacatataaggcgaaaGAACTTCCCACCTAtcaaggctagtcttttgggttgagtaaagcccaaaggccttatatgttgtagctctggTGGACTTAGGACctatgggagcgcaggctcgtggtaacgagctgggccagctgtaagccagctccaagatcgtgaactcagtGGTCACcatcggttccaacaattggtatcgtgagcccatggtaaaaaaactaaacccaataaaaaatctcgagcgtcacagatGGCAGAGGCACCCCAATGTGTGACTAAAGGGGGCGGAGGCACCCCAATGTGTGACTaatgggggagattgttggggtttagtcccacatcatgtagcgatggtgggggagcacaacaaaTAAGGCATAagaagcacaacatataaggcgacaGAAGTCCCCACCTATCAAGGCTAGTCTTTTgagttgagtaaggcccaaaggccttatatgttgtagcttcggtggacctgggacctatgggagcgcaggctcgtggtaacgagccaggccggctgtaaccagctccaagatcgtgaactcggtggtcaccaccggttccaataaTTAGTATCGTGAGCCCAAGGTAAAAAAaactaaacccaataaaaaaatctcgagcgtcacagatGGCggaggcaccccgatgtgtgactaaaggGGGCggaggcaccccgatgtgtgactaatgggggagattgttggggtctagtcccacatcatgtagcgatggtgggagagcacaacatataaggcggaagaagcacaacatataaggtgaaAGAAGTCCCCACCTAtcaaggctagtcttttgggttgagaaaGGCCCaaatgccttatatgttgtagctctagTGGACCTGGGACCTATGGGAGCGCAGACTCGTGGTAATGAGCCAGGCCGGctataagccagctccaagattgtgaactcggtggtcaccaccagttccaataattggtatcatgagcccatggtaaaaaaaactaaacccaataaaaaaatatcgagcgtcacatatggcggaggcaccccgatgtgtgactaaaggGGGCGGAGGCACCCTGATGTTTGAttaaagggggagattgttggggtttagtcccacatcgtgtagcgatggtgggggagcacaacatataaggcggaagaagcacaacatataaggcgaaagaagcccccacctatcaaggctagtcttttgggttgagtaaagcCCAATGGCCTTATATGTTTTAGCTCCGGTGGACGtaggacctgtgggagcgtaggctcATGGTAATGAGCCAAGCCGGCTGTatgccagctccaagatcgtgaactcagtGGTCACCACCGATTCCGACAATTGGTATCGTgagcccatggtaaaaaaaactaaacccaataaaaaaatctcgagcgtcataGATGGCGGAGGCACCTCGATGTGTGACTAAAGGGGGCGGAGGCACCACAATGTGTGACTAAAGGGGGAgagtgttggggtttagtcccacatcgtgtagcgattgtgggggagcacaacatataaggcggaagaagcacaacatataaggcgaaaGAAGTCCCCACCTAtcaaggctagtcttttgggttgagtaaggcccaaaggtcttatatgttgtagctccggtggacttgggacctatgggagcgtaggctcgtggtaacgagctagGCCGGCTGTATGCCAGCTCCAAGATTATGAACTCGGTGgccaccaccggttccaacaattgttatcgtgagcccatggtaaaaaaactaaacccaataaaaaatctcgagcgtcacagatGGTggaggcaccccgatgtgtgactaaaggGGGTGGagacaccccgatgtgtgactaatgggggagattgttggggtttagtcccacatcgtgtagcgatggtgggggagcacaacatataaggcagaAGAAGCACAACATATAATGCGAAAGAAGTCCCCACCTAtcaaggctagtcttttgggttgagtaaggcccaaaggccttatatgttgtagctttgGTGGACCTAGGACCTATGGGAGAGTAGGCTTGTGGTAACGAGCCAGGCCGGCTGTAACCAGCTCCAAGAtcatgaactcggtggtcaccaccggttccaacaattggtatcgtgagcccatggtaaaaaaaactaaacccaataaaaaaatctcgagcgtcacaaaTGGCGGAGGCACCCTGATGTGTGACTAAAGGGGGTggaggcaccccgatgtgtgactaaagggggagattgttggggtttaggcccacatcgtgtagcgatggtgggggagcacaatatataaggcggaagaagcacaacatataaggcgaaaGAAGTCCCCACCTAtcaaggctagtcttttgggttgagtaaggcccaaaggccttatatgttatagctccggtggacctaggaCCTATGGGAGCGTAGGCTCATGGTAACAAGCCAGGCCTGcggtaagccagctccaagatcgtgaactcggtggtcaccaccaattccaacaattggtatcgtgagcccatggtaaaaaaaactaaacctaataaaaaaatctcgagcgtcacagatGGCggaggcaccccgatgtgtgactaaaggGTGTGGAGGCACCCCAATGTGTGactaaagggggagattgttggggtttagtcccacatcgtgtagcgatggtgggggagcacaacatataaggccaaAGAAGAACAACATATAAGGTGAAAGAAGTCCCCACCTAtcaaggctagtcttttgggttgagtaaggcccaaaggccttatatgttgtagctctggtggacctgggacctatgGGAGCGTAGGCACATGGTAACAAGCCAGGCTAGctataagccagctccaagatcgtgaactcggtggtcaccaccagtTCCAATAATTGGTATCGTAAGCCCATGGTAAAAAaactaaacccaataaaaaaatcTTGAGCGTCACAAATGGCGGAGGCACCATAATGTGTGactaaagggggagattgttggggtttagtcccacattgtgtagcgatggtgggggagcacaacatataaggcagaagaagcacaacatataaggcgaaaGAAGTCCCCACCTAtcaaggctagtcttttgggttgagtaaggcccaaaggccttatatgttgtagctctggTGGACTTGGGACctatgggagcgcaggctcgtggtaacgagccgggccggctgtatgCCAGCTcgaagatcgtgaactcggtggtcaccaccggttccaacaattggtatcgtgagcccatggtaaaaaaaactaaacccaataaaaaatctTGAGCGTCACAGATGGTggaggcaccccgatgtgtgactaaaggGGGTGGAGGCACCCCAATGTGTGACTaatgggggagattgttggggttaagtcccacatcatgtagcgatggtgggggagcacaacatataaggcagaagaagcacaacatataaggcgaaaGAAGTCCCCACCTAtcaaggctagtcttttgggttgagtaaggcccaaaggccttatatgttgtagcttcggtggacctgggacctatgGGAGCGCATGCTTGTGGTAATGAGCCAAGCCGGCTGtaaccagctccaagatcgtgaactcagtGGTCActaccggttccaacaattggtatcgtgagcccatggtaaaaaaaaCTAAATCCAATAAAAAAATCTCAAGCGTCACAAATGGCGGAGGCACCCTGATGTGTGACTAAAGGGGGTGGAGGCACCCCGATGTATGactaaagggggagattgttggggtttagtcccacatcgtgtagcgatggtgggggagcacaacatataaggcggaagaagcacaacatataaggagAAAGAAGTCCCCACCTAtcaaggctagtcttttgggttgagtaaggcccaaaggccttatatgttgtagctccggtggacctgggacctatgggagcataggctcgtggtaacgagccgagccggctgtaagccagctccaagatcgtgaactcggtggtcaccaccaattccaacaattggtatcgtgagcccatggtaaaaaaaactaaacctaataaaaaaatctcgagcatcACAGATGGCggaggcaccccgatgtgtgactaaaggGGGCGGAGGCACCACAATGTGTGACTAAAGGGGGAgagtgttggggtttagtcccacatcgtgtagcgattgtgggggagcacaacatataaggcggaagaagcacaacatataaggcgaaaGAAGTCCCCACCTAtcaaggctagtcttttgggttgagtaaggtccAAAggtcttatatgttgtagctccggtggacttgGGACCTATGGGAGCGTAGGCTCGTGGTAACAAGCTAGGCCGGCTGTatgccagctccaagatcgtgaactcggtggccaccaccggttccaacaattggtatcgtgagcccatggtaaaaaaactaaacccaataaaaaatctTGAGCGTCACAGATGGTggaggcaccccgatgtgtgactaaaggGGGTggaggcaccccgatgtgtgactaatgggggagattgttggggtttagtcccacatcatgtagcgatggtgggggagcacaacatataaggcagaagaagcacaacatataaggcgaaaGAAGTCCCCACCTAtcaaggctagtcttttgggttgagtaaggcccaaaggccttatatgttgtagctttgGTGGACCTAGGACCTATGGGAGAGCAGGCTTGTGGTAACGAGCCAGGCCGGCTGTAACCAGCTCCAAGAtcatgaactcggtggtcaccaccggttccaacaattggtatcgtgagcccatggtaaaaaaaactaaacccaataaaaaaatctcgagcgtcacaaaTGGCGGAGGCACCCTGATGTGTGACTAAAGGGGGCggaggcaccccgatgtgtgactaaagggggagattgttggggtttaggcccacatcgtgtagcgatggtgggggagcacaatatataaggcggaagaagcacaacatataaggcgaaaGAAGTCCCCACCTAtcaaggctagtcttttgggttgagtaaggcccaaaggccttatatgttatagctccggtggacctaggaCCTATGGGAGCGTAGGCTCATGGTAACAAGCCAGGCCTGcggtaagccagctccaagatcgtgaactcggtggtcaccactggttccaacaattggtttcgtgagcccatggtaaaaaaactaaacccaataaaaaaatctcgagcgtcacagatGGCggaggcaccccgatgtgtgactaaaggGGGCGGAGGCACCCCAATGTGTGACTaatgggggagattgttggggtttagtcccacatcatgtagcgatggtgggggagcacaacaaaTAAGGCATAagaagcacaacatataaggcgacaGAAGTCCCCACCTATCAAGGCTAGTCTTTTgagttgagtaaggcccaaaggccttatatgttgtagcttcggtggacctgggacctatgggagcgcaggctcatggtaacgagccaggccggctgtaaccagctccaagatcgtgaactcggtggtcaccaccggttccaataaTTAGTATCGTGAGCCCAAGTTAAAAAAaactaaacccaataaaaaaatctcgagcgtcacagatGGCGGAGGCACCCCAATGTGTGACTAAAGGGGGCGGAGGCACCCCGAAGTGTGACTaatgggggagattgttggggtctagtcccacatcatgtagcgatggtgggagagcacaacatataaggcggaagaagcacaacatataaggtgaaAGAAGTCCCCACCTAtcaaggctagtcttttgggttgagaaaGGCCCaaatgccttatatgttgtagctctagTGGACCTGGGACCTATGGGAGCGCAGACTCGTGGTAATGAGCCAGGCCGGctataagccagctccaagattgtgaactcggtggtcaccaccagttccaataattggtatcatgagcccatggtaaaaaaaactaaacccaataaaaaaatctcgagcatcACATATGGCggaggcaccccgatgtgtgactaaaggGGGCGGAGGCACCCTGATGTTTGactaaagggggagattgttggggtttagtcccacatcatgtagcgatggtgggggagcacaacatataaggcggaagaagcacaacatataaggcgaaagaagcccccacctatcaaggc encodes:
- the LOC136468569 gene encoding leucine-rich repeat receptor-like kinase protein THICK TASSEL DWARF1, whose protein sequence is MEVVDVYDNNLTGPLLSLGRSHARLRHLHLGGNNFLGGIPKEYGDMKGLEYLFLNELGELKALVTLDMAHCNLQGPIPLELGHLTQIKVLFLFSNNLVGEILAELGSLKNLMSLDLSFNQLTGEIPTSFADLITLKLLNLIGNKLQGAIPEFVGELYQLEILHVWQNNLTRELPAYLGKNGRLLELDVMDNQLSSTIPSYLYAGRQLWSLILMQNKLSGPIPEDLDNCKTLAKVHLNNNFLCGSIPTGLFYLPMNDILDLSNNLLSGELSEVIPSPGLSLLLVASNNLSGPMLLEIGHLKKLSLLNASANALTAGVPRELSHCESLTVLDLSHNQLTGEIPKEITSLKVLTMLNLLRNRIAGELLVELGEMISLSKLDVSYNDLSGRVYWGLVSHRVAMVGEHNI